The Legionella jordanis genomic sequence AAGAGGTCAGCATCCTTATGGATGATAAGAATAAACTACCTACCAGAAAACACAGCCGCCACCTACGTGTTCCCGTTCTTCCCGATGAAGAAATTGCAATTAAATCCCATGCCGCCCAAGCAGGACTTTCTGTTGCCGAATATTTACGTCGGATTGGGTTGGGCTATCAAATCCAAAGTGCCATTGATAAGGATTATATTCTCCAGTTATCCAAAATAAATGCAGACATGGGAAGGCTCGGCGGTCTGTTTAAGCTCTGGCTTACCCAGGATAGACGTGTCGCATATTTTGATCATCGAAGGATTAAAGCTTTGTTGGATCGCATTCAAACAACGCAGGATGCAATGTTTGAAGTGGTGAAAAAATTATGATTATTCGCCATATCCCAATGAAGTCAGCAAGACTAAGCAGCTATTCAGCTCTGGTAAAATACATTACTGATGAACAAAATAAACAGGAACGAGTAGGTAAAGTCAGGATATCAAACTGTAAGAGTGTTGATCTTACATGGGCTATTCATGAAGTATTGGCAACTCAGGCGAGAAACCAAAGAGCTAAAAGCGATAAAACCTACCACATGCTCATATCTTTTGCCCCAGGGGAAAATCCCTCCAACGAGGTATTGAAAGCTATAGAGGAAAGTGTCGTATCATCTATTGGATTCAAAGATCATCAAAGGATTAGCGCTATTCATCACGACACAGACAACCTTCATATTCATGTTGCCATCAATAAAATTCATCCAAAAACATTTAACATGATTGAGCCGTATAGAGCTTATAGGGCTTTTGCAGATGTGGCATCGAAACTGGAAATTGAGTATGGTCTTGAAATAACCAATCATCGAACCCGAAAAAGTCGTTCAGAGAATCTTGCTGATGATATGGAACAACATTCTGGCATTGAAAGCTTGATTAACTGGATAAAGAGAAATTGTCTGGAACAGATTAACCAGGCCAACCATTGGAATGAGGTTCATAAAATCCTATTCCTTCATGGCTTGGAAATTCATATTAAAGCTAATGGTCTGGTCTTTTGTAATGAGGTAGGACTTATGGTTAAGGCAAGCTCAGTTTCACGATGCTTTTCCAAAAAGAACCTGGAATCCAGGTTGGGTGAATTTAAGCCCTCACCATTTCGTACTGAAAGATCCGGGCAAAATATTTATCGTTATGAACCACTAAATAGGAAAGTGATCGGTTCAGAAATTTATGCGCGTTACCTACATGAAAAAGAACATGGCAAAACGTTGCTTGCCGAGAAACTCAAACATCTGCGTGAAGCTAAAGCCAGACTGATTACGAAAGCCAAGAAACTTGGTCGAACCAAACGAGCAGTTTTGAAGTTAATGAAAGCCCCGAGGACTCAAAAAAAATATCTTTACCAGCAAATCAGCAAAACCCTTTTGAAAGAAATTGAAAAAGTTCGCCAAAATTATGCCAAAGAACGAAAGCATCTTCTTGAATTACATAAAAACAAAACCTGGGCTGATTGGTTGCAGCAAAAAGCTCTGGAAGGAGACAAAGAAGCCTTAACAGCTATGCGTTATCACAATCGAAAAAATCAAAGTAATTATTCCTTATCTGCTGTGTCATCTAATTTTTCCTTAGCTGATATTAAGCAAGTTGATTCCATTACTAAAGAGGGAACAGAGATATATAAAATGGATAAGGCGGTCATCAGAAACACCGGCAAGGAAATTAAAATTTCTAAGGGCGGCTCTATTGCTACACTGAAAAAAGCCATTGAGATGGCACAGCAGAGATACGGCAACTGTATCCAGGTAAATGGCTCGCCACTTTTTAAAAAGATCATTCTTCAAATAACCATCCAGCATAATATCCCGATCACCTTTGCTGATTCAGAAATGGAAGCACAGCGCCAAAAAATGGTCTTAGAACAGGAGAGACGCTATGAGCAATCAAGACGATACAGATTTAATGATGGAGGAAGAACTCCAAGAAGCAATGAAGCTGCTGGAGCAGTCATTGGAAAAAGAGGAACACTTTCCAGTACGAAGCCCAACGCTGACAGCATTAGACAAGGCCCGCCAGCCAAAAGTCAAAACAGCTTGCGAGACTTGTCCCAACTCGATATGGTTCAGCTCGCCAGAAGAAGTAAAGTGTTATTGCCGGATAATGCACATGATCAGCTGGAGCGGCAAGGACTCCAACCTGATAACCATGTGCGACGGAAAATTTTTGGACTAAAGCCGAATAGGAAAATCGATAAAGGCAGATCAATCTTTTAATTTTATATGTAGTAGTTCAAATTTGACCTGACAGACACTTCTTGAAAAACCAGTAACTGTCAGATCAAGTTTGAACTACTACACCTTATTTACTTCCATCACCGAATCGCAAAAGACAACGCTCTTGTAGGCTGTCAGTCAGTGAAATCATGACGGTCATGATTTTATTTCATCTCAGCCATTATCGAACCTTTAAAGACTATTATCGTGAATGCGTGGAGATGGATATGAAATCGTATTTTCCGAAACTTGTCAGTTATAATCGGTTCGTAGAAATCATGTTATCCGTAGTGACGCCTTTATCACCCTATTTGCTGTCGCATATGGGGAAGAAGACAGGGCTGTATTATGTTGATTCAACCACCATGAAAGTATGTCATAACAAGCGTATTCATCGCCATAAAACATTTGCTGGAATAGCGGAACGTGGCAAATCCTCAATGGGCTGGTTTTTCGGCTTTAAGCTCCATCTTGTGATTAATCATCTTGGTGAATTAATTGCTTTTTGCATAACAAAAGGCAATGTGGATGACCGTCAACCACTAGAGCAGCTTTTCAAAAACCTCCATGGTCTTGCCGTAGCTGATAAGGGGTATCTTTCAAAGAAAAAAGAGGAAAGCCTTTTCCAGAAAGGACTTAAGCTTATCACAAAGGTACGCAGAAACATGAAGGCCAAAATACTCTCAACTTTTGAAAAATATTTCCTCGGACAACGCAGCAGCGTTGAAACAGTTATTGAGCAATTAAAATCAATTTGCCAAATTGAACATACCAGACATCGTAAACCGGATAATTTTGTCATTAACCTTTTATCCGGCTTAGCTGCTATATATGCTCAAACCGAGAAAACCTTCCCTCAAAATCTATTCCCTTAATGAAAATTTAGGCTTGCTTATGTCGAGCTGAGGTTAGATAGATTAGCTCATTCTACCCAGCATTTATTGGAGTTTGTAGAACGAATAAGAATAGCCGAATCTTCGTTTTTCTCGCTTTCTGAGCCATGGGCAGATACAACCTCTCATGCTGGTAAAATGATCATGATGGTATTTGCAGGAATTGCTGAATTTGAGCGTGATTTAATTCGTGAGCGTACTTCGGCGGGGCGTTTAGCAGCTAAACAACGTGGAGTTCGAATTGGACGCCCCAAAAAAATGAATGAAGAACAAAAATTGTTAGCAAAGCGATTATTGGAAGAAAATAAATCAGTCACTGAGATTGCCAAAACTTTTAATGTCCATAAAGCAACTATTTACCGACTTTCAGAATCTATTATATGCAATGAAATTTAATCCGGCTTGGAATATAATAACAACTGAGTTATGTCTTCTTCTTGGCTGTTGTTGGAGTCAGAATTAAATGTTCCTGTTTTCTGTAAAAGCAAATTAAGAGAAGGGCGTTTTGCAACAGCTGATAAAATTGTGACTGTATAAGAAAGATTGGGGATTTTCTCTTGATAATTGTTTGTTATATCATCAATGAACTCTTCGCTTAACTCAGGCTTTGGTATGTAAGACAAGTAACGTGCAATAGAAGTTATGATAAAACAACGTAATTCGTTTTTATCTTTAAAAGTTATTTCTTCAGAACAAAGACGTACGCTCCGGTTCATAAAGCCAACTTGTCTTAATATTTCATCGTATTGTTCGATTGTAAATGTTACCCGCGTATTTTCTAATTTAGTAAATACATTATTCCATTTTTCTGATTTTACAGTTTCTTGAATTACTGTAGATAATGTTGAACCCATTACTGGAAAAAGAACAATTAGTCGGCCTTCTTTTTTAAGATATTGATAAAGATTATTAGTAAAGATTTTTTGTTGTTCCATGGGGATATGTGATACAGCCCATGAACATATTATTAAATCTGCTGATTTCTTGTAAGATTCATTAAATGTAGTAAGATCCTCGAGTAGAAAAGAAACATTATTCTGTGAATATTTCTTTTTAGCAAACTCAATCATGTTCTCTGCATTATCTAATCCTAAGATAGTGCAATTAGGTAAATAACCTCCAAGAAAACCAGCTAAATTACCAGTACCACAGCAGGCATCAACGATTGTTTCTCCTCCATGAATATGAGTCTTGTCAAAAAAATCCAAAACAACAGACTTGGCGGTTACAATTTGTGGAATAGACTGATCATATAGTTCAGGAGAAATAGGGTATTGTGGCATTATTATCCTTTCTAGAGAGTTTGCATAACTTTCTTTTGTCAGGATATCAATATTATTCTATTTTTCAAGTAATTATTAGATCCTACCCTTCAATTTATAGCTCTAACTTATCTTAAGTCGGTTAGTCGTTCCATTACTCCCCAAGCCCCGTAATAGGCTTTCATCATGAAAAAAAGCGATTGCAGTGCATTGATAATGCGCCACTTAAAATTTGTAGAAACCCAAAATCACCCCAACCGTGCCAGCTACTTTAGAGAGAGCAGTTAAATCCCCTGCTGATAAATTAGCTTGCACCCTGGCTGAGCCTGCTCCTGAATGACAAAGGCTCACGGAGTGATTGTAAATTGGGCATAAATTCCGGTTTTGCGTCTAGAACCCTGTGTGTCCAGCAAAGGCTGGATGTTTCAGCAGGAGATAACCCTGCCTGGTTAAAAATCAGAGACCAGTAACTTGAATAGCAGCGTTTAAGGTGACTGAGACGTTGAAGCCTATTAACAAAGCCTTGTATAAGCAAGGTGAGTGAGCGGCCAGGCCGTAATGCAAATGAACACAAAGTAGCCTCGAGAAGACGTAGATCCGAAAGCTGAACCATTGGGGTTCCGGTGAAAGCAACATGGATTAGTGAACACTGATTGATACGCTAATTCATTTCGGCGGGGTGATAGTGACAGCATGGCAGCAAGGAACATCTAAGCAACTGGAGAAGCCTTGTTTCTTCCAGGAGAAATCCCTGGAGTAAGGTAGGTTCTATAACTGGGACACAGGAAATGAACCGAAAGAGGAACAAGGTGGCGGATGGGCGGGTAGTAGTAATGAAGTGGAGTAATTCCCATGGAGCGAAGACGCCCTGTTAATAGTAACTTTTCCAACAACAAGTGAGGCAATGGTGAGCTGACAAAGGCACCAGTTAGTTTGCAAGAGCTGAGGCGGAAGATATATGTTAAAGCGAAGGCTGAAAGCCAATGGCGTTTCTGGGGACTGTATGTTCATGTCTGCAAAATGGAAGTATTAGAGGAAGCTTATCGACTGACGAAATTAAACAAAGGCGCACCGGGATTAGACGGTGTAACTTTTGTGAAAATAGAGACAGAAGGAGTTCAGACTTACCTCCATACCCTACAAGAAGAACTGCAGACACACTCGTATAAACCAGGCAAGACAAGGAAGGTTAAGATCCCTAAAGCAGGCGGAAAGAGCTTTAGAGAACTATCGATTCTATCAATATGCGATCGAGTTGTACAAGGTGCAGTGAAGCTAATACTTGAACCCATCTTTGAAGCGGACTTCAAAGCAGGTTCTTACGGGTATCGGCCAAAACGCGCTACAAGCGATGCGATCAAACGCGTATCGGAATCTATTGTTCAAAAAAAAACCAAAGTGATTGATCTAGATATTGCCAAATTTTTCGATACGGTGAGAAAGGATATTTTACTCAAAAGGTAATCCGCCCACAAAATAGTTGATGCCAAAAGTAGAATTTTCTCGTAATGTATGTGCAAGGAGATTCTGCATGAAGAAATCAAAATTTAGTGACAGCCAAATCCTGTCGATATTGAAGCAAGCTCAAAGTGGTGTTGCAGTTCCAGATTTATGTCGAGAGCATGGTATAAGCAATGCGACATTCTATAACTGGCGAGCCAAGTATGGAGGCATGGATCTTCCAATGATGGCTCGGCTAAAGGAACTTGAAGCAGAGAATAGCCGCTTAAAGAAGATGTACGCTGAAGAGCGCTTAAAGTCAGAAATTTTAAAAGAGGTGCTTGAAAAAAAGTAAAAAAGCCATCCGCTCGCCGAGAGCTTGCGCGCGTGATAGTGCGGGAACGGAATATTGAAGTCAGGATGGCTTGCTGGTTATTTAGCATCAGTGAGACGTGCTACCGTTATGAACCCAAACTGAATGAAGAAAACAGGGTCATAGCGGATTGGCTAATGCGCTTAACTCAAAACAACCGTAACTGGGGATTTGGCTTGTGTTTTTTATATTTGCGCAACGTGAAAGGTTTTTGTTGGAATCACAAACGTGTTTACCGTGTATACAAAGAGCTCGAGTTAAATTTACGGATAAAACCCAAAAAACGGTTAATCAGGGAAAAGCCTGAGTCCCTGGCCGTGCCAACATCAAGCAACCAGTGCTGGTCAATGGATTTTATGCATGATCAACTGGATAATGGACGCTGTTATCGGCTACTGAATATTATTGATGACTTTAACCGGGAAGGCCTGACAATCGAAGCGGATTTTTCATTGCCTTCTGCCCGAGTCATCCGGACACTGGAGCAAGTCATTGAATGGCGAGGC encodes the following:
- the traJ gene encoding conjugal transfer transcriptional regulator TraJ produces the protein MDDKNKLPTRKHSRHLRVPVLPDEEIAIKSHAAQAGLSVAEYLRRIGLGYQIQSAIDKDYILQLSKINADMGRLGGLFKLWLTQDRRVAYFDHRRIKALLDRIQTTQDAMFEVVKKL
- the traI gene encoding TraI/MobA(P) family conjugative relaxase; this encodes MIIRHIPMKSARLSSYSALVKYITDEQNKQERVGKVRISNCKSVDLTWAIHEVLATQARNQRAKSDKTYHMLISFAPGENPSNEVLKAIEESVVSSIGFKDHQRISAIHHDTDNLHIHVAINKIHPKTFNMIEPYRAYRAFADVASKLEIEYGLEITNHRTRKSRSENLADDMEQHSGIESLINWIKRNCLEQINQANHWNEVHKILFLHGLEIHIKANGLVFCNEVGLMVKASSVSRCFSKKNLESRLGEFKPSPFRTERSGQNIYRYEPLNRKVIGSEIYARYLHEKEHGKTLLAEKLKHLREAKARLITKAKKLGRTKRAVLKLMKAPRTQKKYLYQQISKTLLKEIEKVRQNYAKERKHLLELHKNKTWADWLQQKALEGDKEALTAMRYHNRKNQSNYSLSAVSSNFSLADIKQVDSITKEGTEIYKMDKAVIRNTGKEIKISKGGSIATLKKAIEMAQQRYGNCIQVNGSPLFKKIILQITIQHNIPITFADSEMEAQRQKMVLEQERRYEQSRRYRFNDGGRTPRSNEAAGAVIGKRGTLSSTKPNADSIRQGPPAKSQNSLRDLSQLDMVQLARRSKVLLPDNAHDQLERQGLQPDNHVRRKIFGLKPNRKIDKGRSIF
- a CDS encoding recombinase family protein, encoding MEFVERIRIAESSFFSLSEPWADTTSHAGKMIMMVFAGIAEFERDLIRERTSAGRLAAKQRGVRIGRPKKMNEEQKLLAKRLLEENKSVTEIAKTFNVHKATIYRLSESIICNEI
- a CDS encoding class I SAM-dependent methyltransferase, which gives rise to MPQYPISPELYDQSIPQIVTAKSVVLDFFDKTHIHGGETIVDACCGTGNLAGFLGGYLPNCTILGLDNAENMIEFAKKKYSQNNVSFLLEDLTTFNESYKKSADLIICSWAVSHIPMEQQKIFTNNLYQYLKKEGRLIVLFPVMGSTLSTVIQETVKSEKWNNVFTKLENTRVTFTIEQYDEILRQVGFMNRSVRLCSEEITFKDKNELRCFIITSIARYLSYIPKPELSEEFIDDITNNYQEKIPNLSYTVTILSAVAKRPSLNLLLQKTGTFNSDSNNSQEEDITQLLLYSKPD
- a CDS encoding reverse transcriptase domain-containing protein, which produces MEVLEEAYRLTKLNKGAPGLDGVTFVKIETEGVQTYLHTLQEELQTHSYKPGKTRKVKIPKAGGKSFRELSILSICDRVVQGAVKLILEPIFEADFKAGSYGYRPKRATSDAIKRVSESIVQKKTKVIDLDIAKFFDTVRKDILLKR
- a CDS encoding IS3 family transposase (programmed frameshift), which encodes MKKSKFSDSQILSILKQAQSGVAVPDLCREHGISNATFYNWRAKYGGMDLPMMARLKELEAENSRLKKMYAEERLKSEILKEVLEKKLKKPSARRELARVIVRERNIEVRMACWLFSISETCYRYEPKLNEENRVIADWLMRLTQNNRNWGFGLCFLYLRNVKGFCWNHKRVYRVYKELELNLRIKPKKRLIREKPESLAVPTSSNQCWSMDFMHDQLDNGRCYRLLNIIDDFNREGLTIEADFSLPSARVIRTLEQVIEWRGKPKQIRCDNGPEYVSHKLARWAKNHDIELVFIQPGCPQQNAYIERYNRTVRYDWLNQYLFESIEQVQEQATKWLWSYNNERPNSAIGGIPPKRKLALAA